ATGGAAATTAGACTACATACATCTTGATGCTTTTGGACAATATGGTAAAAATGCACAGGATTATTACAAACTAGCTCAGCAAAAACACAAAGCTGGTTTTATACTCGATGCATTTTTTTATTGCACCGTTGCAGAAAGTTGTTTAAATCCTGCCGAAAATAAACTTACTTATAATGAGGAAGAACGTATTACCTTTTATCAAAAAAGATGGCAAGAAGAAGTTGATAAAGAGTATAAATTTCCGCAACCACTTCACAACATAAATAGTGTACCCAACGTAGCAAGTATATCCCCTATTAACAATCCAGAAGGTATGTTTGCTGTATTTACTTACGAAACAAAAGTACCTGTTGCCGATACTGAAACGTTAAAGATGGAATTTGAAGAAGTAAAACGAGAAATAAAAAGAATATATACAGGACTGGACTTTGATAAAAAATACATTTATTATAGAGCATTCAACCCTGGTAGGTATGATAATTACTACGAATTTAAAGAAGTAAAAAAGTAAAAACAAACACTATAAACTCCCTATTAGTAGGGAGTTTTTTTATATATAAACATTTCACGATTATTGGTTATATTTACATGTAATGCAAATAGGTAAAAGTACCAGCATTTATTATTTTAAGATTAAACCACATAAATTACTAACAATACAGCAGCTAAGCAACCAATAATTTAAAGTAACATTTATTATTTTATTAACATTAAAATTATTTAATTTAATATGCATGCATATTAAATTTTTGTATATTTGAAAATAATTCTGCTATGAAAGACCAAACAATAGACTATATACTAAGGGCAACTTGGCAAGCTGTAGCCAGAATGTATAATGAAGAAGCATCTAAATACGGCGCAACAATGTCTATCGGGTTTGCCCTATTATCTATCGATAAAGAAAACGGCATCCCCTCTACCGCATTAGGACCACAAATGGGCATGGAGCCAACAAGTTTAACACGTACATTAAAATCGATGGAAGAAAAAGGGTTAATAGTACGCAAAAAAAACCCTGTAGATGGCAGAGGTGTTATTATACACTTAACTAAGTTAGGACTTGAAAAAAGAGAGTTATCTAAAACTACGGTGCTAAAATTTAACGACATCGTTAAAGACCATCTATCGCAGGAAAAGTTAGATCACTTTGCCGAAGTTGCCGAAGTTATAAATGGATTAATTGCCGAAAAGCAAATTTATCATACTGAAAATGAAGCAGAGGAAAGTGCTAAAAATTAATACAATCATTATTACGACCAATATAAAAATTTATATAAAAAATGAAACGCACTATTAAAAAGGCAGCCGTTATCGGTTCGGGTATTATGGGCTCAGGCATAGCCTGCCATTTTGCCAATATAGGTGTAGAAGTTCTTTTGTTGGACATTGCCCCTAAAGAACTTACAGAGGCAGAAGAAAAAAAGGGACTTACCCTACAGGATAAAGTGGTTAAAAACCGAATTGTTAACCACCACCTTACTACATCATTAAAATCCAAGCCCTCCCCTATTTACCATCAAAAATTTGCGTCACGCATTACAACAGGAAATCTGGACGATGATTTAGCTAAAATAGCCGATGTAGATTGGATTATTGAGGTAGTAGTAGAACGACTTGATATTAAGAAAAAAGTATTTGAACAAATTGAAGAATACCGCAAGCCTGGTACGCTTATAACATCAAATACATCAGGTATTCCAATCCAGTTTATGAGTGAAGGGCGAAGTGACGATTTCCAACAGCACTTTTGCGGAACACACTTTTTTAACCCACCACGTTACTTAAAACTTTTCGAAATTATACCAGGTCCTAAAACCTCGCAAGAAGTTTTGGACTTTTTAAATGGTTACGGCGAAAAATTCTTAGGTAAAACATCGGTAGTAGCTAAAGATACCCCTGCTTTTATAGGTAACCGTATAGGTATATACGGTATTATGAGCCTATTCCATCAAGTAAAAGAGATGGGGCTTACTGTAGAAGAAGTAGATAAACTAACAGGTCCAGTAATTGGTCGCCCAAAATCGGCAACCTTCCGTACGGTAGATGTAGTAGGGTTAGACACTTTAGTACACGTTGCTAACGGTATTTACGACAATTGTCCTGACGATGAGGCACACGAACTGTTTAAAGTCCCCGATTTTGTAAATACAATGATGGAAAAAAAATGGTTGGGTAGTAAAACAGGACAAGGTTTTTACAAAAAAGAAGGCAAAGAAATTACATCGTTAGACCTTGATAGCCTAGAATATCGACCAAAACAAAAAGCATCGTTTGCAACTTTAGAGCTTACTAAAAGTATAGACCGACCTATTGACCGATTTAAAGTATTGGTAAAAGGCAGCGATAAAGCAGGCGAATTCTACCGTAAAAACTTTACAGGAATGTTTGCTTATGTAGCAAACCGTATTCCTGAAATTGCCTACGACCTATATAAGATAGATGATGCAATGAAAGCTGGTTTCGGTTGGGAAAACGGTCCATTTGAAATTTGGGATGCTATAGGAGTACAAAAAGGTATCGAACTAATGAAAGCAGAAGGGCTTACTCCTGCTGCTTGGGTAAACGATATGCTAGCATCGGGTAGTACTAGTTTTTATACCGTTAAAGAAGGAAATACCTATTACTACGATGTAGCATCTAAATCCTATAAAAAAGTACCTGGGCAAGATGCATTTATTATACTAAACAACATTCGCGAAAGCAAAAAAGTATGGAGCAATAGCGAAGCCATTATACAAGATTTAGGCGATGGAATTTTAAACTTAGAATTCCAAAGCAAAATGAATACTATTGGTGGCGGGGTGCTACAAGGCATCAATAAAGCAATAGACCTTGCTGAGAAAGAGTATGATGGACTCGTTATAGGCAACCAAGCAGCGAATTTCTCTGTAGGTGCAAATATCGGTATGATATTTATGATGGCTGTAGAGCAGGAATACGACGAGCTGAATATGGCTATAAAAATGTTTCAGGACACCATGATGCGGGTACGCTATTCCTCTGCTCCAGTAGTAGTAGCACCACACGGTATGACGTTAGGTGGTGGATGTGAAATGAGCATGCACGCCGACAAAGTGGTAGCTGCCGCCGAAACCTATATTGGTTTAGTAGAGTTTGGTGTAGGTGTTATCCCTGGTGGTGGAGGCTCTAAAGAAATGGCACTACGTGCTGCCGATACCTTCCGTAAAAACGATGTGGAGCTTAATGTACTACAAGAATATTTCTTAGCTGTGGCTATGGCAAAAGTATCAACCTCAGCCTACGAAGCTTTTGATACTGGCATATTACAAAAAGGGAAAGACGTTATTGTAGTAAATAAAGACAGGCAGTTGGCAGAAGCTAAAAAGCACGCCAAACTACTTGCCGAAGCAGGTTATACACAACCCGTAAAACGTAACGATGTAAAAGTACTCGGTAAACAAGCCTTAGGTATGTTTTTAGTAGGTACTGATAGTATGGAAGCAGGTAACTACATAAGCGAACACGACAAGAAAATAGCCAATAAACTAGCTTACGTTATGGCGGGTGGCGATTTGAGTGAAGCCACATTAGTAAGTGAACAATACTTATTAGACTTAGAACGCGAAGCATTCCTATCGTTATGTACTGAACGTAAAACGTTAGAAAGAATACAACATATGCTAACCAAAGGGAAGCCACTACGTAATTAGTATTGAGATTTAAGATAATAGAATTGAGATAGTATGCATAAGGTAAATGAGTTAAAAATATGGCAAAAATCAATCGAACTTGTAAAACAAGTTTATAAGGTAGTTGCTGATTTACCAAATGATGAAAAATTTGGTTTAACATCTCAAATAAAAAGAGCTGCCGTTTCAATACCATCCAATATAGCCGAAGGTGCTGGAAGAAACTCAAAAAAGGAATTTAAATATTTTTTGAGTATTGCGAATGGTTCAAGTTACGAATTACATACACAATTAATCATTACTCATGAACTTGGTTTAATTGAAGAACAAAAAATTGAAGAAACACTAAACTTAATTACTGAAATACAAAAAATGAATTATTCATTTCAAAAAAGCATTGGGGAAGTCTAAATTCTCAATACTAAAATCTAAAAGCTAGCGCATGAAAACAGCATATATAGTAAAAGCATACAGAACAGCAGTAGGTAAAGCACCTAAAGGCGTGTTCCGATTTAAACGACCTGATGAACTGGCAGCAGAAACGATTGAACACATCATGAAAGAACTGCCTGATTTTGATAAAACCCGTATAGACGATGTTATTGTTGGTAATGCAATGCCAGAGGCTGAGCAAGGCTTAAACTTTGCACGCCTTATATCGTTAATGGGGCTTAAAGTAGAAGATGTACCTGGTGTAACAGTAAACAGATATTGTGCATCAGGATTGGAAACCATTGCTATGGCGACAGCTAAAATACAAAGCGGAATGGCGGACTGTATTATAGCAGGAGGTGCCGAGAGCATGAGCTATATACCTATGGGTGGTTACAAACCCGTACCCGATTATAAAGCAGCCAAAGCAGGTAATGAAGATTATTATTGGGGCATGGGACTAACTGCCGAAGCAGTAGCAAAAAAATACAACGTAAGCCGTGAAGACCAAGATAAATTTGCCTACGAATCGCACCAAAAGGCATTAAAAGCGCAAGCCGAAGGCAAATTCGATAACCAGATAGTACCTATAACCGTAGAACAGGTATATATAGATGAAAACGGTAAAAAAGCAACCAAAAGCTATACTGTAACCAAGGACGAAGGACCTCGTGCTGACACTTCCGTAGAGGCATTGGCAAAATTACGCCCTGTTTTTGCTGCTGATGGTAGTGTTACGGCAGGTACATCTTCTCAAATGAGCGACGGTGCAGCTTTTGCAATGGTAATGAGTGAGGACATGGTTAAAGAATTAAATCTTGAACCTATTGCAAGATTAGTAAGCTATGCAGCAGCAGGTGTTGAACCGAGAATAATGGGTATAGGGCCTGTAAAAGCTATACCAAAAGCATTACAACAAGCCAATTTAAAATTAAACGACATAGAACTTATAGAACTTAATGAAGCCTTTGCGTCGCAGTCGTTAGCCGTAGTTAGAGAACTTGGTATTAATACCGATATTCTTAATGTAAACGGAGGTGCCATTGCACTAGGGCATCCATTAGGATGTACAGGCGCAAAACTATCGGTGCAATTATTCGACGAGATGAAACGCCGTGGTAATAAATATGGTATGGTAACTATGTGTGTGGGTACAGGACAAGGTGCAGCAGGAATTTATGAAATATTGTAACTATAAAAAGATATAAAGATAATAGATTCTTATGAGCGAGTTTAAAAGACACAACTTTAAAAAAATGAAAATTTGGCAATGTGGTATGGAACTAGCAAAATCGATTTTAGATATTACAGCTACTTTTCCAACGCATGAAAAGTTTGGTTTAAAAACTCAAATGAACAGATGCTCAGTTTCAATACCTTCAAATATAGCAGAAGGATCTAGTAGAACTAATAAATCTTTCAGGCATTTTATAGATATTTCGTTGGGATCATCCTTTGAACTACAAACGCAATTACTATTAGCCTACCACAATAAATATATTACAGAAGTAACAACAAGAGAAATCGAAAATAAAATAGAAGAATTCCAACGGATGACCATGAGTTTTCAGAACACTTTAGGCAGTAATTAAAGTCTATCATCTTTTATCTATTATCAAAAAATCTAATTTATGAACACAGAAGAGCAAAAAATAGCAAGAGGAGGACAATTCCTTGTAACAGAAACTAAATGTGAAGATATATTCACGCCCGAAGATTTCTCAGAAGAGCAAATCATGATGCGCGACTCTGTTCAAGAGTTTATTGACCGTGAGATATGGCCAAACAAAGAACGTTTTGAGAAAAAAGATTATGCTTTTACTGAGGAAACGATGCGAAAAGCGGGAGAACTTGGCTTTTTAGGGGTAGCGGTACCAGAAGAGTACAACGGTATGGGCATGGGCTTTGTTTCTACTATGTTGGTATGCGATTATATATCGGGTGCTACAGGCTCATTCTCTACTGCCTTTGGGGCGCACACGGGTATTGGTACTATGCCAATAACACTGTATGGCACCGAAGAGCAGAAACAAAAATACGTACCCAAACTAGCCACAGGCGAATGGTTTGGCGCCTACTGCCTTACTGAACCTGGAGCGGGTAGCGATGCTAACTCGGGTAAAACAAAGGCAGTACTATCTGAAGATGGGACGCATTACAAAATTACAGGACAGAAAATGTGGATCTCTAATGCAGGCTTTTGTAATGTATTTATTGTATTTGCCCGTATAGAAGATGATAAATATATTACAGGTTTTATTGTAGAAAACGACCCTGACAATGGAATCTCTATGGGGGAAGAGGAACATAAACTCGGTATTAGAGCCTCCTCTACACGGCAAGTGTTTTTTAACGAAACAAAAGTTCCTGTAGAAAATATGCTATCAGAACGTGGCAACGGCTTTAAGATAGCTATGAATGCACTTAATGTAGGGCGTATAAAACTTGCTGCTGCTTGTTTGGATGCACAACGCAGAACGATAGAAAACTCTGTAAAATATGCTAACGAGCGCGTTCAGTTTAAAACCCCTATAGCCAACTTTGGTGCTATTCGTGCTAAACTTGCCGAAATGGCAACAAGCTGCTATGCAGGCGAAAGCGCAAGTTACAGGGCTGCTAAGAACATTGAAGATCGTATTAATGCACGTATAGCAAAAGGCGAAAGCCATCAAGATGCTGAGCTTAAAGGTGTAGAAGAGTTCGCCATAGAATGCTCTATCCTTAAGGTAGCGGTATCCGAAGATATACAAAACTGTTCGGATGAAGGTATCCAGATATTTGGTGGTATGGGCTTCTCTGAAGATACACCTATGGAAAGTGCTTGGCGCGATGCACGTATTGCACGTATATACGAGGGTACTAATGAAATTAACCGTATGCTATGCGTAGGTATGCTAATTAAAAAAGCGATGAAAGGTCATGTAGATCTTTTAGGTCCTGCCACAAAAGTAGGCGAAGAATTAATGGGAATTCCATCGTTTGACGTACCTGATTATTCGGAGCTGTTTGCCGAAGAAAAAGAAATGATTGTAAAACTGAAAAAAGCTTTCCTGATGGTAGCGGGCAGTGCCGTACAAAAATATGGCCCTGATTTAGAGGAACACCAGCAATTATTAATGGCTGCTGCCGATATATTAATCGAAATATACATGGCAGAATCTACAATACTCCGTACAGAAAAACTAGCAAAGAATAAAGGAGAAGAAAATGTAAAAGAGCAAATTGCCATGGCAAAACTTTACTTATACAAAGCTGTTGATATTGTAAATGATAAAGGTAAAGAAGGTATTGCATCGTTTGCAGAAGGCGATGAGCAACGCATGATGCTAATGGGGCTTAAACGTTTTACCAAATATACTAACCTACCTAACGTAATAGCATTGCGCGAAACTATCGCCGCTAAAATAGTAACCGAAAACGACTATCCTTTTTAAGGTATAGTTTATGTTAAATTAAAAAATCCGCTGGACAATCGTCCAGCGGATTTTTTAATTTATGGTTTTAACTGTTATTACCCTTTACGCTTAATTAGTCCAAGCACTATCATAACAATAGCTATTATTAACAATAAGTGAATTAAAGCACTAGCAATATGATAGACAAAGCTCCCAACTATCCAGCCTACTATAAGGAGTAGCGCAATTACAAATAACAGTTTTTTCATGATTTAAAATTTTGGTTACTCTTTATCTTCAAGTTTTTCCTGAATATTTTTGGCTTTCTCAAGGTGCATTTTAATATCAGACAACGCATCCGATGCCCACATTTTAATATCCTGATTTTTAGCATCTTCTGATGCTTCTTCCATCTCATCAATAATATCTTCGTGTTTGCTTACCATCATATCAATATACTCTTTATCCAACTCCAAACCTGCTTTTTCTCTCAACTTTTCTATGGCATCTTTAGTAGCTGCACCTGTTGCAGTAGGCAATGTTACGTGTAGTCTACCTGCAAGTTCTTCAATTTTTTTAGTTGCATCACCATGCTTTTCTGCCATCATCTTAGCAAAATCTTTAACGTCCTGATGCGTAGCTTTTTCCTGAACCACCTTACCGAGTTCTACCTGCATCATATTGGCTTCGGCAGCATCTACCAGATACTCCGAATCTTCCTCCATAACCTCATTATCATCAAATTTCTCTTCGTTCTGTTCCTCTGCAACCTCTGCTGGATCATTTTTTTCGTCTTTACACGATACCACACCTAATGATAACATTACTGTAGCTGCACCAAGTAACATTTTACTAAATACGTTAGTTTTTTTCATAATTGAATAATTTTGTGTTTTAAATTGTTTAAGCGAAAATAGTGTACTTATGGATTAGTGTCTGTTAGCGTATTCATAATTCTTGTTATGGAAATATTAAATCCTAATTTATAATTTGATGATACATTACAAAAAAGTATAATTTTGTACTACAACCTCAACAATTATGATTAACCCCTCAACAAGCGGCTGGATTAATAAATATTTTGCTAAGCTAAATGGCAAACTGCCTACAGATATTAGTACCCACGATTTTTATGAATTGATACGAAACACAGGCTTTGTATACGGTCATGTTTGGTGTGTAAATCATTTAAAAGAAACGGATAGCCAGGGATGGACGGCAGAGGAAACAACTAAAGCAGCATTACTAAATACACTTTATGAGGTTTTTAGAAAATACACCAAACAGGAAGATTCTAACGTTTTTATAGAGCAAGCAGTGCTATTTTATAAGCAAATGACTCCTGAGGGTTATGGTTTTTTGAAAAGAGTACTCCCAAAATCGTCGAGTAGTAACGTATTGGAAGGTATTATTGACCAAAGGGTACGTACTAACGATAATATTATTAGCCGTAATTTTTCGCACATACTTACTAATGCACTGCTTTTTATGGATGTAGTTGCATTTAGGCAATATCTTGTTAACAATGAGCTATCCTATACTTACCTTAAAAAATTAGAGGAAACTGTGGTTAGTTTAGCATCGTTAGCATTGAATAAAAAAGCAGAAAAAACGGAGTATGACGATTTACTGATAAAATTATTCGAATCGTCCGTACGATATACAAAACTAAACAAGGTAACTCCTGATAACTTAGAGAAATTAGAGTTAACTTATTTTGAATCGGAATTAGAACGTTATTATTTATTGGATATAGCGGGCATGGCAATATGGAGTGATGGGGCTATAGAAAAAAACGAAATTACATTTTTGTACAACCTAGCAGCACAGTTACACATACAGGAAGCCTACGTAGTAGAAAGTATTACTTACTTTGATACGTTTATAAAAACTAATAAAAATAGTATACCTTACTTTAAATACTCCAACCCTGTAAAGCATTTTTACGACCACGCCTCGCAAAATGTAATACGGTTGATTAAGAGGAATAAAAACCGATTGGGTAAAGAGTTATCCAATAACGGGGAGTTAATGGTATTGTTATCGCAATCTACTTTAAGGAGTTTGGATAGTACCGAGAAGAAAAAGGTAAAAAAACAGTTGTTAGAAATTTGTAAAACAGTACCGTCGTTAACTATTTTTTTGCTACCAGGTGGTAGTTTGCTATTGCCTTTACTTATTAAGTTTATACCGCAATTACTCCCTAAAGTGTTTAATGAAAATTTAAATGACGAATAATAAAAAACCTCATAGTTATATGAGGTTTTTTATTGGGTATTAAAATCGTAATCTGTCTACTTTATCCAATTCATGATTATCGCAAAAATTAACCGATAAATCTTTTACAATACCTGTATCCAATCCGTATACCCAGCCATGAATATGAAGTTGCTGTCCGTTTTTCCATGCCCCTTGTACTATGGATGTCTTGGCAAG
The Flavobacterium litorale genome window above contains:
- a CDS encoding acetyl-CoA C-acyltransferase; the encoded protein is MKTAYIVKAYRTAVGKAPKGVFRFKRPDELAAETIEHIMKELPDFDKTRIDDVIVGNAMPEAEQGLNFARLISLMGLKVEDVPGVTVNRYCASGLETIAMATAKIQSGMADCIIAGGAESMSYIPMGGYKPVPDYKAAKAGNEDYYWGMGLTAEAVAKKYNVSREDQDKFAYESHQKALKAQAEGKFDNQIVPITVEQVYIDENGKKATKSYTVTKDEGPRADTSVEALAKLRPVFAADGSVTAGTSSQMSDGAAFAMVMSEDMVKELNLEPIARLVSYAAAGVEPRIMGIGPVKAIPKALQQANLKLNDIELIELNEAFASQSLAVVRELGINTDILNVNGGAIALGHPLGCTGAKLSVQLFDEMKRRGNKYGMVTMCVGTGQGAAGIYEIL
- a CDS encoding DUF4142 domain-containing protein; the encoded protein is MKKTNVFSKMLLGAATVMLSLGVVSCKDEKNDPAEVAEEQNEEKFDDNEVMEEDSEYLVDAAEANMMQVELGKVVQEKATHQDVKDFAKMMAEKHGDATKKIEELAGRLHVTLPTATGAATKDAIEKLREKAGLELDKEYIDMMVSKHEDIIDEMEEASEDAKNQDIKMWASDALSDIKMHLEKAKNIQEKLEDKE
- a CDS encoding four helix bundle protein, which produces MKIWQCGMELAKSILDITATFPTHEKFGLKTQMNRCSVSIPSNIAEGSSRTNKSFRHFIDISLGSSFELQTQLLLAYHNKYITEVTTREIENKIEEFQRMTMSFQNTLGSN
- a CDS encoding LETM1-related biofilm-associated protein; translation: MINPSTSGWINKYFAKLNGKLPTDISTHDFYELIRNTGFVYGHVWCVNHLKETDSQGWTAEETTKAALLNTLYEVFRKYTKQEDSNVFIEQAVLFYKQMTPEGYGFLKRVLPKSSSSNVLEGIIDQRVRTNDNIISRNFSHILTNALLFMDVVAFRQYLVNNELSYTYLKKLEETVVSLASLALNKKAEKTEYDDLLIKLFESSVRYTKLNKVTPDNLEKLELTYFESELERYYLLDIAGMAIWSDGAIEKNEITFLYNLAAQLHIQEAYVVESITYFDTFIKTNKNSIPYFKYSNPVKHFYDHASQNVIRLIKRNKNRLGKELSNNGELMVLLSQSTLRSLDSTEKKKVKKQLLEICKTVPSLTIFLLPGGSLLLPLLIKFIPQLLPKVFNENLNDE
- a CDS encoding MarR family winged helix-turn-helix transcriptional regulator; protein product: MKDQTIDYILRATWQAVARMYNEEASKYGATMSIGFALLSIDKENGIPSTALGPQMGMEPTSLTRTLKSMEEKGLIVRKKNPVDGRGVIIHLTKLGLEKRELSKTTVLKFNDIVKDHLSQEKLDHFAEVAEVINGLIAEKQIYHTENEAEESAKN
- a CDS encoding lmo0937 family membrane protein produces the protein MKKLLFVIALLLIVGWIVGSFVYHIASALIHLLLIIAIVMIVLGLIKRKG
- a CDS encoding acyl-CoA dehydrogenase family protein; translated protein: MNTEEQKIARGGQFLVTETKCEDIFTPEDFSEEQIMMRDSVQEFIDREIWPNKERFEKKDYAFTEETMRKAGELGFLGVAVPEEYNGMGMGFVSTMLVCDYISGATGSFSTAFGAHTGIGTMPITLYGTEEQKQKYVPKLATGEWFGAYCLTEPGAGSDANSGKTKAVLSEDGTHYKITGQKMWISNAGFCNVFIVFARIEDDKYITGFIVENDPDNGISMGEEEHKLGIRASSTRQVFFNETKVPVENMLSERGNGFKIAMNALNVGRIKLAAACLDAQRRTIENSVKYANERVQFKTPIANFGAIRAKLAEMATSCYAGESASYRAAKNIEDRINARIAKGESHQDAELKGVEEFAIECSILKVAVSEDIQNCSDEGIQIFGGMGFSEDTPMESAWRDARIARIYEGTNEINRMLCVGMLIKKAMKGHVDLLGPATKVGEELMGIPSFDVPDYSELFAEEKEMIVKLKKAFLMVAGSAVQKYGPDLEEHQQLLMAAADILIEIYMAESTILRTEKLAKNKGEENVKEQIAMAKLYLYKAVDIVNDKGKEGIASFAEGDEQRMMLMGLKRFTKYTNLPNVIALRETIAAKIVTENDYPF
- a CDS encoding four helix bundle protein, which produces MHKVNELKIWQKSIELVKQVYKVVADLPNDEKFGLTSQIKRAAVSIPSNIAEGAGRNSKKEFKYFLSIANGSSYELHTQLIITHELGLIEEQKIEETLNLITEIQKMNYSFQKSIGEV
- a CDS encoding 3-hydroxyacyl-CoA dehydrogenase/enoyl-CoA hydratase family protein; translation: MKRTIKKAAVIGSGIMGSGIACHFANIGVEVLLLDIAPKELTEAEEKKGLTLQDKVVKNRIVNHHLTTSLKSKPSPIYHQKFASRITTGNLDDDLAKIADVDWIIEVVVERLDIKKKVFEQIEEYRKPGTLITSNTSGIPIQFMSEGRSDDFQQHFCGTHFFNPPRYLKLFEIIPGPKTSQEVLDFLNGYGEKFLGKTSVVAKDTPAFIGNRIGIYGIMSLFHQVKEMGLTVEEVDKLTGPVIGRPKSATFRTVDVVGLDTLVHVANGIYDNCPDDEAHELFKVPDFVNTMMEKKWLGSKTGQGFYKKEGKEITSLDLDSLEYRPKQKASFATLELTKSIDRPIDRFKVLVKGSDKAGEFYRKNFTGMFAYVANRIPEIAYDLYKIDDAMKAGFGWENGPFEIWDAIGVQKGIELMKAEGLTPAAWVNDMLASGSTSFYTVKEGNTYYYDVASKSYKKVPGQDAFIILNNIRESKKVWSNSEAIIQDLGDGILNLEFQSKMNTIGGGVLQGINKAIDLAEKEYDGLVIGNQAANFSVGANIGMIFMMAVEQEYDELNMAIKMFQDTMMRVRYSSAPVVVAPHGMTLGGGCEMSMHADKVVAAAETYIGLVEFGVGVIPGGGGSKEMALRAADTFRKNDVELNVLQEYFLAVAMAKVSTSAYEAFDTGILQKGKDVIVVNKDRQLAEAKKHAKLLAEAGYTQPVKRNDVKVLGKQALGMFLVGTDSMEAGNYISEHDKKIANKLAYVMAGGDLSEATLVSEQYLLDLEREAFLSLCTERKTLERIQHMLTKGKPLRN